The following DNA comes from Anopheles arabiensis isolate DONGOLA chromosome 3, AaraD3, whole genome shotgun sequence.
TGTTCAATTCCTTGTTGATGCGGGTGAAAAACTGATCCGTACTATCAACCGGCGGCCTCTGCTCGCAGTtgcggaatcgtccggagtcatccggagtcctTCGGAGttattcggagtcggagtcattcggagtcggatAGGAagcgactccggatttttgccaactttacccatcactaaatCCATTCGCAATCATAAAATTCTATACGATTTATTCTTGAACTTATTCAAAGTACAATTTACAGTGCATATGTTCTTCCGAATTAGTACGTCAACCGGCAATTAGCTTCATTACAACTATCTTTACTATctttaaaagcaaaaatattgtaatattTTCCCATCCAGCGTGTATCATTCAAAAATGTAACACATATCCATCATTCGAGAGTTTAATGAGTTCAGAACGAGAACGTTCATAAATGGCTATACTCGATGAACATTAGGTGTAGGTACACAAATCGACTACTGGGTAAAGTTCGCCTTGGCATTGCCAAATCCGACGAGTCTTAGTGAGTTCATTAAGTGAAATCTGGATACAGAATTGGaccttatttaaaaaatcgaaTTTAATCTTGAATTAAATGTCGTTTTTAAACACTACTACCGAGTATACCTAATCGACTGGTTAAGGTAACGAACTTGTGTAACGTTACAGTTTAAACATTCCATGCTTAAAGTTGCACAATAATTCTTTGCGATATTCATTGTACCTTACAAAGTAACGTACAGTATGAATTATTTTTGGCTGATTAAATTTTGCTTCTTGTTGCTTCCACATCCGTAAGCCTCTCTCAAAAACCACACGTGTGCGGTTTACTTCTGCAATCGTCTAATGTCCAACATTTCCTCAAACTCATTCACACCGTCTATGAACATGGAAGCATCTTGCTTCACTACTATCGTTTCCGATCTGATCGGTTTTGCCGGTACACTCACAACCATCGGTATCGATGACGAGGGTGATGATTGCCCTTGAGTCGCATCCGCCACCGCTGCAGGACTTCGCGCATCAGTAGATGATGTCAACTTAATCTGTTTCGGAATAATTCTAATGATCTCGTCTCCCACTCGGTTTAGCCGCTTACGACCGCTATGTGGCACACTCCTGCGCACACCCTTCACCTTTATCCTGGTGGTCGAGTTATGAAGCTTCTTGCGCATGAAATTCTCCACTGACACGTGATCCGCCCGGTACACGGAGGTGGTACCGGCGTACTCGAACAAGTTCAGTATGTTCTTGTGTGCGTTCAGCGCCCGTTTGTTCTTTCCGCCGCCGGTCCAGCTGAAGCCAGCGAACAGCTTCCGATCGATGATGAGGTCTAACAACGTGTGCATCCGATGCTCGGACTGCCGCATGTGTCCCACGCTCGCGTCGATCCACTGGCACACCTGGGTGCGATAGTCATCGTCCTCCAGACGCTTCTCAAACTCTTCTACCGCTTCCATCTCGGTGATCAAGTCGACCTTAAACTTTTCCGGCTGTTCGACCAGCTGGCACACGTTCGCATCCATCCGTCCCGCCTGGAACGCGTTCGCATCCGCCCGCCCAAGTTCGTACTGTACCGAATTCGATTCCAGGTACTTGTCGTTCATCGATTTTACGGACTTGTCCACCCTTCCGAATCCCTCCTTTAGATTCTGCCGTAACTCTTCCTGGTTCGCCAGTATCAGACTCTTCAGCTCGTACAGTAGGTCCAGCATCTGGGGGCACGGTTTCACATCCCCGAGCGGATCATCGTCCGGCTGGGCGGTGGGGCTGGACAGCAGCTTCTGCACACCGCCATTGCTCATCCGGTTCGCAAGAGGATCGTTTGATCGTTGTACCGTTACTCGTGCTGCCGG
Coding sequences within:
- the LOC120901863 gene encoding uncharacterized protein LOC120901863, whose protein sequence is MPYILVETTTPTGGKELLAAPAAWIQKKADGTAYLCWPFATSIRKLNTLFQDEYSIPSEVWERLECEILCRNIPSLSSADKMIETMESSWLNEPKPAARVTVQRSNDPLANRMSNGGVQKLLSSPTAQPDDDPLGDVKPCPQMLDLLYELKSLILANQEELRQNLKEGFGRVDKSVKSMNDKYLESNSVQYELGRADANAFQAGRMDANVCQLVEQPEKFKVDLITEMEAVEEFEKRLEDDDYRTQVCQWIDASVGHMRQSEHRMHTLLDLIIDRKLFAGFSWTGGGKNKRALNAHKNILNLFEYAGTTSVYRADHVSVENFMRKKLHNSTTRIKVKGVRRSVPHSGRKRLNRVGDEIIRIIPKQIKLTSSTDARSPAAVADATQGQSSPSSSIPMVVSVPAKPIRSETIVVKQDASMFIDGVNEFEEMLDIRRLQK